In Pseudomonas deceptionensis, a single window of DNA contains:
- the greB gene encoding transcription elongation factor GreB yields the protein MSRYRPPRPAGTALITPEGEARMRAELHELWHVRRPQVTQSVSEAAAQGDRSENAEYTYGKKMLREIDSRVRFLTKRLESLKVVSEKPSDPNKVYFGAWVTIEDEEGKQSRYRIVGPDELDLKLGLISIDSPLARALIGKSLDAEVQVQTPTGEQWVYIVAIEYP from the coding sequence ATGAGCCGCTATCGCCCTCCCCGCCCTGCCGGCACCGCGCTGATCACCCCTGAAGGTGAGGCGCGCATGCGTGCCGAGTTGCACGAGTTGTGGCACGTTCGCAGGCCCCAGGTGACGCAGTCGGTCAGCGAAGCCGCAGCCCAGGGTGACCGCTCGGAAAACGCCGAATACACCTACGGCAAAAAAATGCTCCGCGAGATCGACAGCCGTGTGCGTTTTCTGACCAAGCGCCTTGAAAGCCTCAAGGTCGTCAGCGAAAAACCCAGCGATCCGAACAAGGTCTATTTCGGCGCCTGGGTCACCATCGAGGATGAGGAAGGCAAGCAGTCGCGCTACCGCATCGTCGGGCCCGATGAGCTGGACCTCAAGCTGGGCCTGATCAGTATCGACTCACCCCTGGCCCGGGCGCTGATCGGCAAGTCACTGGATGCCGAAGTCCAGGTGCAAACACCCACCGGTGAGCAGTGGGTGTATATCGTCGCGATTGAATACCCGTAA
- a CDS encoding 4-hydroxyproline epimerase, protein MKHVHIIDSHTGGEPTRLVIKGFPQLAGRTMVEQRDELRDQHDQWRRACLLEPRGNDVLVGALYCEPVSPDATCGVIFFNNAGYLGMCGHGTIGLVASLHHLGLIETGEHKIDTPVGPVSATLHPDGTVTVGNVPAYRYRQQVAVEVPGHGRVYGDIAWGGNWFFLVSDHGQVLQLDNVEALTEYTWAMLKALEAQGIHGEDGALIDHIELFADDDKADSRNFVMCPGKAYDRSPCGTGTSAKLACLAADGKLAPGEPWVQASITGSQFIGSYQWEGERIRPFITGQAYMTADSTLLIDEQDSFAWGI, encoded by the coding sequence ATGAAGCACGTACATATCATTGATTCACACACCGGCGGCGAACCCACCCGCCTCGTGATCAAAGGCTTTCCGCAACTGGCCGGCCGCACCATGGTCGAGCAGCGCGATGAACTGCGCGACCAGCATGACCAATGGCGCCGCGCCTGCCTGCTGGAGCCCCGTGGCAACGATGTACTGGTGGGCGCGCTGTATTGCGAACCCGTGTCGCCGGATGCCACCTGTGGCGTGATCTTTTTCAACAATGCCGGCTACCTGGGCATGTGCGGCCACGGCACCATCGGTTTGGTCGCTTCGCTGCACCACCTGGGGCTGATCGAGACCGGAGAGCACAAGATCGACACCCCGGTCGGCCCGGTCAGCGCCACCTTGCATCCAGACGGCACCGTGACCGTCGGCAACGTGCCCGCCTACCGCTACCGCCAGCAGGTGGCCGTCGAGGTGCCAGGCCATGGCCGCGTCTACGGCGATATCGCCTGGGGCGGCAACTGGTTTTTCCTGGTATCAGACCACGGCCAGGTGCTGCAACTGGACAACGTTGAAGCCCTGACCGAGTACACCTGGGCGATGCTCAAGGCCCTTGAGGCACAAGGCATCCATGGCGAAGACGGCGCACTCATCGACCATATCGAACTGTTTGCCGACGACGACAAGGCCGACAGCCGCAACTTTGTCATGTGCCCGGGCAAGGCCTACGACCGCTCGCCATGCGGCACCGGCACCAGCGCCAAACTGGCGTGCCTGGCGGCCGACGGCAAACTCGCCCCCGGTGAGCCCTGGGTACAGGCCAGCATCACGGGCAGCCAGTTCATCGGCAGCTATCAGTGGGAAGGCGAGCGCATTCGCCCTTTCATCACCGGCCAGGCCTATATGACCGCCGACAGCACACTGCTGATCGACGAACAGGATTCCTTTGCGTGGGGCATTTAA
- a CDS encoding APC family permease, producing MSGKGKFKKQLSLMDLTFIGLGAIFGSGWLFAASHVSAIAGPAGIFSWLLGGFSVLLLGIVYCELGAALPRAGGVIRYPVYSHGPLLGYLMGFITLIAFSSLVAIEVVAARQYAAAWFPELTKAGSSDPSILGWLLQFGLLCLFFMLNYRSVKTFAMANNLVSVFKFIVPLLVIGVLFTFFKPENLYSQGFAPFGLSGVQMAVSAGGIIFAYLGLTPIISVASEVKNPQRTIPIALILSVLLSTVIYVLLQVAFLGGVPTEMLVNGWAGVTKELALPYRDIALALGVGWLAYLVVADAVISPSGCGNIYMNATPRVIYGWAQTGTFFKVFTRIDEKSGIPRPALWLTFGLSVFWTLPFPSWEALINVVSAALVLSYAVAPVSVAALRRNAPDMPRPFRVKWMAVLGPLSFIVAALIVYWSGWKTVSWLLGLQIVMFVVYLLCARFVPTNHLSLAQQVRSSLWLIGFYAVTIVLSKLGTFGGLGVLAHPFDTLVVAACATGIYYWGAATGVPAHMVRLEDDEESEEAPELVSQTPPRHATGAFIQTSS from the coding sequence ATGTCAGGTAAAGGCAAATTCAAGAAACAGCTCTCACTGATGGACCTGACCTTTATCGGTCTGGGTGCCATCTTCGGTTCCGGCTGGTTGTTCGCAGCCAGCCACGTTTCTGCAATTGCGGGGCCCGCGGGGATATTTTCCTGGCTGCTGGGCGGTTTTTCTGTGCTGCTGTTGGGCATTGTTTACTGTGAATTGGGCGCTGCCCTGCCGCGCGCCGGTGGCGTTATCCGCTACCCGGTGTACTCCCATGGCCCGCTGCTCGGGTACTTGATGGGCTTTATCACCCTGATCGCATTTTCCAGCCTGGTGGCGATTGAAGTGGTCGCCGCTCGCCAATACGCCGCAGCATGGTTCCCCGAGCTGACCAAGGCAGGCTCCAGTGATCCTTCGATCCTGGGCTGGCTCCTGCAGTTCGGCCTGCTGTGCCTGTTCTTCATGCTCAACTATCGCAGCGTGAAGACCTTCGCCATGGCCAACAACCTGGTCAGCGTGTTCAAGTTCATCGTGCCGCTGCTGGTCATCGGCGTGCTGTTCACCTTCTTCAAACCGGAAAACCTCTACTCCCAGGGCTTTGCTCCCTTCGGTCTGTCGGGCGTGCAGATGGCTGTTTCCGCGGGCGGCATTATCTTCGCCTACCTGGGCCTGACCCCGATCATTTCGGTGGCCAGCGAGGTCAAAAACCCGCAACGCACCATCCCGATTGCCCTGATCCTGTCGGTTCTGCTGTCTACCGTGATTTATGTGCTGTTGCAGGTCGCCTTCCTCGGCGGCGTGCCGACCGAGATGCTGGTCAACGGCTGGGCCGGTGTGACCAAGGAACTGGCCCTGCCCTATCGCGACATCGCCCTGGCACTGGGTGTGGGCTGGCTGGCCTATCTGGTGGTGGCCGATGCGGTGATCTCCCCCAGCGGCTGCGGCAATATCTACATGAACGCGACACCGCGTGTGATCTATGGCTGGGCGCAAACCGGCACGTTCTTCAAAGTGTTCACCCGCATCGATGAAAAGTCCGGCATCCCGCGCCCGGCGCTGTGGCTGACCTTTGGCCTGTCAGTGTTCTGGACCCTGCCGTTCCCCTCCTGGGAGGCCCTGATCAACGTGGTATCCGCCGCGCTGGTATTGAGCTACGCCGTGGCTCCGGTGTCCGTGGCCGCACTGCGCCGCAATGCACCCGACATGCCGCGCCCTTTCAGGGTCAAGTGGATGGCCGTGCTGGGGCCGCTGTCATTCATCGTCGCTGCGCTGATCGTCTACTGGTCAGGCTGGAAGACCGTGTCCTGGTTGCTCGGCCTGCAGATCGTGATGTTTGTGGTGTACCTGCTGTGCGCCCGCTTTGTACCGACCAACCACCTGAGCCTGGCCCAGCAAGTGCGCTCTTCCTTGTGGCTGATCGGCTTCTATGCCGTGACCATCGTGCTGTCCAAGCTCGGCACCTTCGGTGGCCTGGGCGTGCTCGCTCACCCTTTCGACACCCTGGTCGTCGCTGCGTGCGCCACGGGTATCTATTACTGGGGGGCCGCCACCGGCGTACCGGCACACATGGTCCGCCTGGAAGACGACGAGGAAAGCGAAGAAGCCCCGGAACTTGTCAGCCAGACGCCACCCCGGCACGCCACGGGAGCGTTTATCCAGACGTCGTCCTGA
- a CDS encoding AraC family transcriptional regulator codes for MTQNAFAILCQGSDLSRPQTLEQLLSGVALLLPMLDVIPNAAIFIKDNQARYVLANRTLVQRCGLKQLQPLLGKTSAEVFPEQLGPGYTEQDRRVLEQGLVLEDQLELHLYGSREPGWCLTHKRPLYNCDGEIIGLAGISVDLQSASDTHPAYQRLAAVDEHIRANFNRRVTLGELTRIAGISVAQLERYCKRVFHLTPRQMIQKVRLEHAHRLLLTDIPITEVALQCGYTDHSAFTRQFKALTGFTPRQYRQATAP; via the coding sequence ATGACGCAGAATGCTTTTGCAATCCTGTGCCAGGGGAGCGACCTGAGCCGGCCGCAGACCCTTGAGCAGTTGCTGTCAGGCGTGGCGCTGTTGTTGCCGATGCTGGACGTGATTCCCAATGCGGCGATTTTTATCAAGGACAACCAGGCGCGCTATGTATTGGCCAATCGCACGCTGGTGCAGCGTTGCGGGCTCAAGCAGCTGCAACCCTTGCTGGGTAAAACCAGCGCCGAGGTTTTCCCGGAGCAACTGGGGCCTGGCTATACCGAGCAGGATCGACGCGTGCTGGAGCAGGGGCTTGTGCTGGAGGACCAGCTGGAGCTGCACCTGTACGGCAGTCGTGAGCCGGGCTGGTGCCTGACGCACAAGCGGCCCCTGTACAACTGCGATGGTGAAATAATCGGCCTGGCCGGGATCTCGGTGGACCTGCAGTCGGCCAGTGACACGCACCCGGCCTACCAGCGGCTGGCGGCGGTGGATGAGCATATTCGTGCGAATTTCAATCGGCGCGTCACCCTGGGCGAGCTGACGCGCATTGCCGGGATTTCAGTGGCGCAGCTGGAGAGGTATTGCAAACGGGTGTTCCACCTGACACCGCGACAGATGATCCAGAAGGTTCGTCTGGAGCACGCCCATCGTCTGTTGCTGACGGACATCCCCATCACCGAAGTTGCACTGCAGTGCGGCTATACCGACCACAGCGCGTTCACCCGGCAGTTCAAGGCATTGACCGGCTTTACGCCACGTCAGTACCGGCAGGCCACGGCGCCCTGA